A genomic window from Halomonas sp. LR3S48 includes:
- a CDS encoding gamma carbonic anhydrase family protein: MSANDPIRSWQGTRPTLGARVYVDPASVVLGNVTLGDDCSVWPMAVIRGDMHRIRIGARTSVQDGSVLHITHASDFNPDGFPLTIGDDVTIGHKAILHGCTLGNRILVGMGAIVMDGAVVEDEVIIAAGAVVTPGKRLESGFVYAGNPARALRPLKDKERAFFPYTAGNYVKLKDQYLAQQGEPSAE, from the coding sequence ATGAGCGCGAACGATCCCATCCGCAGTTGGCAGGGCACACGGCCCACCCTGGGGGCGAGAGTCTACGTGGACCCGGCCAGTGTGGTGCTGGGCAACGTGACCTTGGGCGACGACTGTTCGGTCTGGCCCATGGCGGTGATCCGCGGTGACATGCATCGCATCCGCATCGGTGCGCGTACCAGCGTGCAGGATGGCAGCGTACTGCACATCACCCACGCCAGCGATTTCAACCCCGACGGTTTTCCATTGACCATCGGTGACGACGTCACGATCGGTCACAAGGCGATTCTGCACGGCTGTACCCTGGGCAATCGCATCCTGGTGGGCATGGGCGCCATCGTCATGGACGGCGCCGTTGTCGAGGACGAGGTGATCATCGCCGCCGGTGCCGTGGTGACGCCGGGCAAGCGTCTCGAAAGCGGTTTCGTCTATGCCGGCAACCCGGCCAGGGCGCTGCGTCCGTTGAAGGACAAGGAGCGCGCCTTCTTCCCCTATACCGCTGGCAACTACGTCAAGCTCAAGGATCAGTATCTGGCTCAACAAGGCGAGCCGTCGGCGGAGTAA
- a CDS encoding LutB/LldF family L-lactate oxidation iron-sulfur protein, with amino-acid sequence MSSAHESVQTFTPREFHRQAHDALGNPQIRANFRRAMDGLMAKRRDVFSDWDLETLRELGANIRLRALAKLPDLLERLEANCQANGIQVHWAENGDEACRIIRDICRRHDAKAVIKGKSMVSEEMHLNAHLEEAGIEALESDLGEYLVQLNEQTPSHIIMPAIHLNTDEISEIMHDKTGTERTRDVDYMTAAARAQLRERFMAADVGISGVNFAVAETGTLCLVENEGNGRMTTAVPPVHIAVTGIEKVVEHLRDVPPLYALLTRSATGQHVTTYFNMISSPRKPGERDGPKEVHLVLVDSGRSNIYQDDELLDTLRCIRCGACMNHCPVYTRVGGHTYGTTYPGPIGSILMPHMMGLEETKDLPTASSLCGACGEVCPVKIPIPDLLVRLRREAVGEGRGNVPGAGVKRTKKEAAAWKGFQWLATHPAAWRSGTALAGKLRVLAPSKLGPWTEYRTAPKPAKKTLHELVRRHQAEKAKGEERT; translated from the coding sequence ATGAGCTCAGCACACGAGTCGGTGCAGACCTTCACTCCGCGCGAGTTTCATCGTCAAGCCCACGATGCCCTTGGCAATCCCCAGATACGCGCCAACTTCCGTCGGGCCATGGATGGCCTGATGGCCAAGCGGCGCGACGTATTCAGCGACTGGGACCTCGAGACCCTGCGCGAGCTCGGCGCCAACATTCGCCTGCGAGCGCTGGCCAAGCTGCCCGACCTGCTCGAGCGGCTCGAGGCCAACTGCCAGGCCAACGGCATCCAGGTGCACTGGGCCGAGAACGGCGACGAGGCGTGCCGAATCATCCGCGATATCTGTCGGCGCCACGATGCCAAGGCCGTGATCAAGGGCAAGTCGATGGTCTCCGAGGAGATGCATCTCAATGCCCATCTGGAGGAGGCGGGCATCGAGGCGTTGGAGTCCGACCTCGGCGAGTATCTTGTGCAGCTCAACGAGCAGACCCCCTCCCATATCATCATGCCGGCGATTCATCTCAACACCGACGAGATCTCCGAGATCATGCACGACAAGACGGGTACCGAGCGTACCCGCGATGTCGACTATATGACCGCGGCGGCGCGAGCCCAGCTGCGCGAACGCTTCATGGCCGCCGATGTCGGTATCTCGGGAGTCAACTTCGCGGTAGCCGAGACCGGCACCCTGTGCCTGGTGGAGAACGAAGGCAATGGGCGGATGACCACCGCCGTGCCGCCGGTGCATATCGCCGTCACCGGCATCGAGAAGGTTGTCGAGCACCTGCGAGACGTGCCGCCTCTATATGCGCTGCTCACCCGCTCGGCTACCGGCCAGCACGTCACCACCTACTTCAATATGATCAGTTCGCCGCGAAAGCCCGGCGAGCGCGATGGGCCGAAAGAGGTCCACCTGGTGTTGGTCGACAGCGGTCGCTCCAATATCTATCAGGACGACGAGCTGCTCGATACCCTGCGCTGTATCCGCTGCGGCGCCTGCATGAACCACTGTCCGGTCTATACCCGAGTGGGCGGACATACCTACGGGACCACCTATCCGGGCCCCATCGGCAGCATCCTGATGCCGCACATGATGGGGCTGGAAGAGACCAAGGACCTGCCCACCGCCTCTAGCCTGTGTGGCGCCTGCGGTGAGGTGTGCCCGGTGAAGATCCCGATTCCCGATCTGCTGGTGCGGCTGCGCCGTGAGGCGGTGGGTGAGGGGCGAGGCAACGTGCCCGGCGCCGGCGTCAAGCGCACGAAGAAGGAAGCGGCAGCGTGGAAGGGCTTCCAGTGGCTGGCCACGCATCCCGCTGCCTGGCGCAGCGGCACGGCGCTTGCCGGTAAGCTGCGGGTATTGGCTCCGTCGAAGCTGGGGCCGTGGACCGAGTACCGCACAGCGCCCAAGCCGGCCAAGAAAACGCTGCATGAACTGGTCAGGCGGCACCAGGCGGAGAAGGCAAAAGGGGAGGAGCGTACATGA
- a CDS encoding sodium-dependent transporter, with translation MNATLERWSTRRAFILAVTGAAVGLGNIWRFPYITGENGGAAFLLLYVVFVLLLGLPVMMAEILIGRAGRRAPMQSLGHLAGLAGASPHWRWLGLFGAFTVFCILSFYSVVSGWSIEFLIAAVNGNFEGRGAAEIAAGFEAFLGDSRRMAFNHTLFLFMTMTVVAAGVAKGLERLNNLLMPLLYLLLLLLAGYAATTEGFGTALAWLFRPDFSAITPLVVMHAMGHAFFTLAVGACALMAYGAYMPERQSLPRAAGAVAVLDVGVALLAGIAIFSVVFTQGMDPGEGPGLMFVTLPIAFAELPWGALWLSVFFLLLLLATWTSSINLAEPMVATLQGMGLSRGKAAAVIGVSVWLVGLLSVLSFSTLAEWRPLFGMNAFDLVTTIPTEIFLPVGGLLIAVFAAWIMPRREAQAALGVGGTGFRLWHVVVRWVSIPLAVVVLVAGLL, from the coding sequence ATGAACGCAACCCTGGAGCGCTGGAGCACACGGCGGGCCTTCATTCTGGCGGTAACGGGCGCTGCGGTGGGGCTTGGCAATATCTGGCGCTTCCCGTACATCACCGGTGAGAATGGCGGCGCTGCCTTCCTGTTGCTCTATGTGGTCTTCGTGCTGTTGCTGGGTCTGCCGGTCATGATGGCCGAGATCCTGATCGGCCGCGCCGGACGGCGCGCGCCCATGCAGTCGCTGGGACACTTGGCCGGCCTGGCCGGAGCCAGCCCCCACTGGCGTTGGCTGGGGTTGTTCGGCGCCTTTACCGTGTTCTGCATTCTGTCGTTCTACTCCGTGGTCTCGGGATGGTCCATCGAGTTTCTCATCGCGGCGGTGAACGGCAACTTCGAGGGCCGTGGCGCCGCCGAGATCGCGGCCGGCTTCGAGGCCTTTCTCGGCGACTCGCGCCGAATGGCCTTCAATCACACGCTGTTCCTGTTCATGACCATGACCGTTGTCGCAGCGGGCGTGGCCAAGGGGCTGGAACGGCTCAACAACCTGCTGATGCCGCTGCTCTACCTGCTGTTGCTACTGCTTGCCGGCTACGCGGCCACCACCGAGGGGTTCGGCACGGCGTTGGCCTGGCTGTTCCGGCCGGACTTCTCGGCCATCACCCCGCTGGTGGTCATGCATGCCATGGGGCACGCCTTCTTCACCTTGGCGGTTGGTGCCTGTGCACTGATGGCCTACGGTGCCTATATGCCGGAGCGCCAGAGCCTGCCTCGTGCGGCCGGTGCGGTGGCCGTACTCGACGTCGGCGTGGCACTGCTGGCCGGCATCGCCATTTTCTCGGTGGTATTCACCCAGGGCATGGACCCCGGCGAGGGGCCGGGGTTGATGTTCGTCACCCTTCCCATCGCCTTTGCCGAGCTGCCCTGGGGGGCGCTATGGCTCAGCGTGTTCTTCCTGCTGCTGCTGCTGGCAACCTGGACCTCGTCGATCAACCTGGCCGAGCCCATGGTGGCCACCCTTCAGGGGATGGGGCTGAGCCGCGGCAAGGCCGCTGCGGTGATCGGTGTCTCGGTGTGGCTGGTGGGGCTGCTGTCGGTACTGTCGTTCTCTACCCTGGCCGAATGGCGCCCTCTGTTCGGCATGAACGCTTTCGACTTGGTCACCACGATTCCCACCGAAATTTTCCTGCCGGTGGGCGGTCTGTTGATCGCCGTCTTTGCCGCCTGGATCATGCCGCGGCGTGAGGCCCAGGCGGCCTTGGGTGTCGGCGGGACAGGCTTTCGCCTGTGGCACGTGGTGGTACGCTGGGTTTCGATCCCCCTGGCCGTCGTGGTGCTGGTGGCTGGGCTGCTGTAA
- a CDS encoding (Fe-S)-binding protein, translating into MTPVKLYPPKPEKVYFFGTCLIDLFYPYAGLDGIRLLEREGIEVIFPQGQTCCGQPAYTSGYHDEARAVAAAQLDLFPESWPIVVPSGSCGGMMRTHYPQLFAGAEQEEQAKEVAGRIFELTEFLLHVCQLRLEDRGQPEKIAMHTSCSARREMGLAETGPTLLARMGQVELVEQARAAECCGFGGTFAVRHPEVSAAMVEDKTLAIEATGATRFVTSDCGCLMNIAGRFEHQDKAVEGEHIASYLWRRTS; encoded by the coding sequence ATGACGCCAGTCAAACTATACCCACCCAAGCCGGAGAAGGTTTACTTCTTCGGTACCTGCCTGATCGATCTTTTCTACCCTTACGCCGGCCTGGATGGCATACGTCTGCTTGAGAGAGAAGGCATCGAGGTGATTTTTCCTCAGGGCCAGACCTGCTGCGGCCAGCCGGCCTATACGTCTGGCTATCACGACGAGGCTCGGGCCGTGGCGGCGGCGCAGCTCGATCTCTTCCCCGAGTCCTGGCCGATCGTTGTTCCTTCTGGCTCGTGCGGCGGCATGATGCGCACCCACTACCCTCAGCTCTTCGCCGGTGCCGAGCAGGAAGAACAGGCAAAAGAAGTGGCCGGGCGGATCTTCGAGCTGACCGAATTCCTGTTGCACGTATGTCAGCTCAGGCTCGAGGACCGCGGGCAGCCCGAAAAAATTGCCATGCATACTTCTTGCAGTGCCAGACGTGAGATGGGGCTGGCCGAAACCGGTCCGACACTGCTGGCGCGAATGGGTCAGGTCGAGCTGGTGGAACAAGCCCGAGCTGCCGAGTGCTGCGGTTTCGGTGGTACCTTTGCGGTGCGCCATCCGGAGGTTTCCGCCGCCATGGTCGAGGACAAGACCCTGGCAATCGAGGCCACCGGTGCGACGCGTTTCGTTACCTCCGACTGCGGCTGCCTGATGAACATTGCCGGCCGGTTCGAGCATCAGGACAAGGCGGTCGAGGGCGAGCATATCGCCAGCTACCTGTGGCGGAGAACCTCATGA
- a CDS encoding GntR family transcriptional regulator, with protein sequence MTYQNVRQPRLADVITERLEAMILEGSLKPGQRLPPERELAERFGVSRPSLREAIQKLATRGLLTSRQGGGTFVTRELNSGYSDPLLDMLARHQEFHLDLLEFRDAMEGISAYYAALRSTPADRAMLIKRFEELEACFAGRDPELEAKADAAFHLAIAEAAHNVLLLHTIRGIFHLLEKSIVDNLAHLFEKPQSRPMLMKQHRALLDAILEGRAEDARARSHEHLVFVEEELLEMERAETRAQRALRRAQALPEIQL encoded by the coding sequence ATGACCTACCAGAACGTACGCCAGCCACGGCTGGCCGACGTCATCACCGAACGGCTCGAGGCGATGATCCTCGAGGGTAGCCTCAAACCGGGCCAGCGCCTGCCACCGGAGCGCGAGTTGGCCGAACGCTTCGGTGTCTCACGCCCCTCGCTGCGTGAAGCCATTCAGAAGCTGGCGACCCGTGGCCTGCTGACCAGCCGTCAGGGCGGCGGCACCTTCGTCACGCGCGAGCTCAATAGCGGCTACAGCGATCCGCTGCTCGACATGCTGGCCAGGCATCAGGAGTTCCATCTGGACTTGCTCGAGTTCCGCGATGCCATGGAGGGAATTTCGGCCTATTATGCCGCCCTTCGCTCCACCCCGGCCGATCGCGCGATGCTTATCAAGCGCTTCGAAGAGCTGGAAGCCTGCTTCGCCGGCCGCGACCCGGAGCTTGAAGCCAAGGCGGATGCAGCCTTCCACCTGGCCATTGCCGAAGCGGCGCACAACGTGCTGCTGCTGCACACCATTCGTGGCATCTTCCATTTATTGGAAAAGAGTATCGTCGACAACCTCGCCCACCTGTTCGAGAAGCCTCAATCGCGGCCAATGCTGATGAAGCAGCACCGTGCCCTGCTCGACGCCATCCTCGAAGGACGGGCCGAGGATGCGCGAGCGCGGTCACACGAGCATCTGGTCTTCGTCGAGGAGGAACTGCTCGAGATGGAGCGGGCGGAGACCCGCGCCCAGCGGGCACTAAGACGCGCCCAGGCGCTGCCGGAAATCCAGCTGTAG
- a CDS encoding metal-dependent hydrolase produces the protein MADFRTHLSAAIGGGALLAFTGWQAEFWTPGEALPLGALTAFGGILPDIDADHSHAVRLIFNTMAVMAVVVGVLLLHARLEPGALLMVCGGLYLGVRLVLSPIFKRFSVHRGIWHSLLAAMLCGLAVSVAGYQWLDQPAWLAWAQGLALLLGYCIHLLLDELYSVDLTGARLKRSFGTALKPFDYRAPGNSLLMLLIAMSLLPWLPPFASLQELLLQGSTFWR, from the coding sequence ATGGCTGATTTTCGCACCCATCTGAGCGCTGCCATAGGCGGCGGCGCCCTGTTGGCCTTTACCGGCTGGCAGGCGGAGTTCTGGACTCCGGGCGAGGCGCTGCCGCTGGGGGCGTTGACCGCCTTCGGCGGTATCCTGCCCGATATCGATGCCGACCATTCCCATGCCGTGCGCCTGATCTTCAATACCATGGCCGTGATGGCGGTGGTGGTGGGAGTACTCTTGCTGCACGCTCGACTCGAGCCGGGAGCGCTGCTGATGGTGTGCGGTGGGCTCTATTTAGGGGTGCGTCTCGTACTGAGCCCGATCTTCAAGCGTTTTTCCGTACATCGCGGCATCTGGCACTCGTTGCTGGCGGCCATGCTGTGCGGACTGGCGGTCAGCGTGGCCGGCTACCAGTGGCTCGACCAGCCGGCCTGGCTTGCCTGGGCCCAAGGGTTGGCGCTGCTGCTGGGCTATTGCATCCATCTGCTGCTCGATGAACTCTACAGCGTGGATCTGACCGGTGCGCGGCTCAAGCGTTCCTTCGGCACGGCACTCAAGCCGTTCGATTACCGCGCGCCAGGCAACTCTCTGCTCATGCTGCTTATCGCGATGAGCCTGCTGCCCTGGCTGCCGCCCTTCGCTTCCCTTCAGGAGCTGTTGCTTCAGGGCTCGACCTTTTGGCGGTAA
- a CDS encoding sensor histidine kinase, producing the protein MKGPHRPPRLPLPLRWLLLLLLPLGLILVMWQAALVAREQALQTLMREAENELRLSAAGLEGHLTRHDYLPQLLASREMVQRFLLNQGEQDPMPLNLLLDQFRATADVSDVYLLDANANTVAASNWHRPDTFIGQNYAFRSYYQDAIEGKRGRFYGLGVQSLERGYYFSAPVWLDDTAPDARPSGVMVIKVLLDAIEESWAEQDAELMVTDEDDIIFMASHSALRMAALHPLSEQERQALLATRRYADEPLSPSGIEVFAQRSDGSQLVHFTQGPLNGNRYLGLARPMEAFGWNMHILKPLGTVYRAQWLAAALAGGLYGVVVLAGGIGWQRLRLRRERELFAERERHTLARARDELERNVEHRTRDLLETNRLLSDEIEERRRAEENLRQTRDELIQAAKLAVLGQLAAGINHELNQPLAAIRAYAENARAFLERQRLEAVDANLAQVVELTERMAEISAQLRQFSRKSDSSLTAVSVQACFDYALRLYQNRLRDVEVIRCWSGEVWVHADLVRLEQVLVNLIGNALQAMTESPAPKLTLSIEVELAQVRISVTDTGPGIPEPHLARIFEPFFTTKSPGSGLGLGLSISARIITDLGGSIEATNQPGAGACFTITLPREECPDASQSSPTQEQRSHA; encoded by the coding sequence GTGAAAGGCCCACATCGTCCGCCTCGCCTGCCGCTCCCTCTACGCTGGCTGCTGCTGTTACTGCTGCCGCTCGGCCTGATCCTGGTCATGTGGCAGGCCGCGCTGGTGGCGCGCGAGCAGGCACTGCAGACCCTGATGCGAGAGGCAGAAAACGAGCTGCGTCTTTCCGCCGCCGGCCTGGAAGGCCACCTGACACGCCACGATTACCTGCCGCAGTTGCTGGCCTCGCGTGAGATGGTGCAACGCTTCCTGCTCAATCAGGGAGAGCAGGACCCGATGCCGCTCAACCTGTTGCTCGACCAGTTCCGTGCCACCGCCGATGTTTCGGACGTCTACCTGCTGGATGCCAACGCCAATACCGTGGCCGCCAGCAATTGGCATCGGCCCGACACCTTCATTGGCCAGAACTACGCCTTCCGCAGCTACTATCAGGATGCGATCGAGGGTAAACGCGGCCGTTTCTACGGGCTGGGCGTGCAGTCGCTTGAGCGCGGCTACTATTTCTCGGCCCCAGTGTGGCTCGACGATACCGCCCCTGACGCCCGTCCCAGCGGGGTGATGGTGATCAAGGTGCTGCTCGACGCGATCGAGGAGAGCTGGGCCGAGCAGGACGCTGAGCTGATGGTGACCGACGAGGACGATATCATCTTCATGGCCAGCCATTCCGCCCTGCGCATGGCTGCACTGCACCCACTCTCCGAGCAGGAGCGACAGGCATTGCTGGCTACCCGCCGCTACGCCGACGAGCCGCTCTCCCCATCCGGTATCGAAGTCTTCGCCCAGCGCAGCGATGGCAGCCAACTGGTGCACTTCACCCAGGGGCCGCTGAACGGCAACCGTTACCTCGGCCTGGCCCGCCCCATGGAGGCATTCGGGTGGAACATGCACATCCTCAAGCCGCTCGGCACCGTCTACCGGGCACAATGGCTGGCCGCTGCGCTGGCCGGAGGACTCTACGGCGTGGTTGTCCTGGCCGGCGGCATCGGCTGGCAGCGCCTGCGGTTGCGCCGGGAACGGGAGCTGTTCGCCGAGCGCGAGCGCCATACCCTGGCCCGAGCGCGGGACGAGCTGGAGCGCAATGTCGAGCACCGTACCCGCGACTTGCTGGAGACCAACCGCCTGCTCTCCGACGAGATCGAGGAGCGACGCCGGGCCGAGGAGAATCTTCGCCAGACCCGCGACGAACTGATCCAGGCCGCCAAGCTTGCCGTACTCGGCCAACTGGCCGCCGGCATCAACCATGAACTCAACCAACCGCTGGCCGCCATTCGTGCCTATGCCGAGAACGCTCGCGCCTTCCTCGAGCGTCAGCGTCTGGAAGCCGTCGATGCCAACCTGGCCCAGGTCGTCGAACTGACCGAGCGCATGGCTGAAATCAGCGCCCAACTGCGCCAGTTCTCGCGCAAGAGCGACAGCTCACTGACGGCGGTATCGGTGCAGGCATGCTTCGATTATGCGCTGCGGCTCTACCAGAACCGCCTGCGCGACGTCGAGGTAATACGCTGCTGGAGTGGCGAGGTCTGGGTGCATGCCGATCTGGTACGCCTCGAGCAGGTGCTGGTCAACTTGATCGGCAATGCGCTCCAGGCCATGACGGAATCGCCCGCGCCCAAGCTCACGCTGAGTATCGAGGTCGAGCTGGCTCAGGTGCGGATCAGCGTCACCGATACCGGCCCGGGCATTCCCGAACCGCACCTGGCGCGGATCTTCGAGCCCTTCTTCACCACCAAATCCCCCGGCAGCGGGCTGGGCCTGGGCCTGTCGATCTCGGCGCGCATCATCACCGATCTGGGAGGCAGCATCGAAGCCACCAATCAACCTGGCGCCGGTGCCTGTTTCACCATTACCCTGCCCCGCGAGGAATGTCCCGACGCGTCCCAGTCATCGCCAACCCAGGAGCAGCGCTCACATGCATGA
- a CDS encoding sigma-54-dependent transcriptional regulator: MHDPAAIPVLIIDDEPHLRITAGQTLELAGYQPEPHASAESALEALAPDFPGVIVSDIRMPGMDGMALLREVRLRDPDLPVILITGHGDISTAVEAMREGAWDFLEKPFAGERLVEMVRRGVDKRRLSLENRQLKAELEAQQAAPGPRLVGRTPAIQRLASMVQRIAQVETDVLLFGETGTGKDLVARAIHERSPRGGHPFVAINCGAVPESIIESELFGHEKGAFTGAVERRIGKFEYANGGTVFLDEIESMPLALQVKLLRVLQERCVERLGANEAVPLDIRVIAATKVDLKLAAEAGEFREDLYYRLNVVTLPIPPLRERREDIPLLFQHFAVVAANRSGQEAPPLGAGGISTLMAHDWPGNVRELRNLAERYVLLGSAFDHRLDALLEGVEADNAELALPQQVELFEKSLISQSLVSHRGRITEVCEHLGLPRKTLYDKLKKYGLRAEDYRQKVEP, encoded by the coding sequence ATGCATGACCCGGCGGCCATCCCGGTACTCATCATCGACGACGAACCCCACCTGCGCATTACCGCCGGCCAGACCCTGGAGTTGGCCGGTTACCAGCCGGAACCCCACGCCAGCGCCGAGAGTGCCCTGGAAGCGCTCGCACCCGACTTTCCCGGTGTGATCGTCAGCGACATCCGCATGCCCGGCATGGACGGCATGGCCCTGCTGCGTGAAGTTCGCCTGCGCGACCCCGACCTGCCGGTCATTCTGATCACCGGTCACGGCGATATCTCCACTGCCGTGGAAGCCATGCGTGAGGGCGCCTGGGACTTTCTGGAGAAGCCCTTTGCCGGCGAGCGGCTGGTCGAAATGGTGCGCCGCGGGGTCGACAAGCGACGCCTGAGCCTGGAGAACCGCCAACTGAAGGCTGAGCTGGAAGCACAGCAGGCCGCGCCGGGCCCGCGGCTGGTGGGAAGAACGCCCGCCATCCAGCGCCTCGCCTCCATGGTGCAGCGCATCGCCCAGGTGGAAACCGACGTGCTACTGTTCGGCGAGACCGGTACCGGCAAAGACCTGGTAGCGCGTGCCATCCACGAGCGCAGCCCCCGCGGCGGGCATCCCTTCGTCGCCATCAACTGCGGTGCAGTACCGGAAAGCATCATCGAGTCGGAACTGTTCGGTCACGAGAAAGGCGCCTTCACCGGGGCCGTTGAGCGGCGCATCGGCAAGTTCGAGTACGCCAACGGCGGCACCGTGTTTCTCGACGAAATCGAATCCATGCCGCTGGCGCTTCAGGTCAAGCTGCTACGGGTACTGCAGGAACGATGCGTCGAGCGTCTCGGTGCCAATGAAGCCGTGCCGCTGGACATCCGCGTCATCGCCGCGACCAAGGTCGATCTCAAGCTGGCCGCAGAGGCCGGCGAATTCCGCGAGGATCTCTATTATCGGCTCAACGTCGTCACCCTGCCGATCCCGCCACTGCGCGAGCGGCGAGAGGATATTCCCCTGCTGTTCCAGCATTTCGCCGTGGTTGCGGCCAACCGCAGCGGGCAAGAAGCCCCACCGCTGGGCGCCGGCGGCATTTCTACCCTCATGGCCCATGACTGGCCCGGCAATGTACGTGAGCTACGCAACCTGGCCGAGCGATACGTGTTGCTGGGTTCCGCTTTCGATCATCGCCTCGACGCGCTGCTGGAAGGCGTCGAGGCCGACAATGCCGAGCTGGCCCTGCCGCAGCAGGTGGAACTGTTCGAGAAGAGCCTGATCAGTCAGTCGCTGGTCAGTCACCGTGGGCGTATCACGGAGGTCTGCGAGCACCTCGGCCTGCCGCGCAAGACACTCTACGACAAGCTGAAGAAATATGGCCTCAGGGCCGAGGATTACCGCCAAAAGGTCGAGCCCTGA
- a CDS encoding LutC/YkgG family protein, with amino-acid sequence MSARENILKRLRERADGPLTAPESDFAVVTGRGWSQEERLARFERLITSVHGEVIHTARDAWTSALAELLEAKGIQRLALGRKHPVAAEARMALAERDVSLLDADRDVEVWQREQFQETDAGLTSTRGAIAETGSLWLWPTPDEPRLLSLVPPIHIAVLDVDTIEDTFFDVIEAHAWAGGMPTNALLISGPSKTADIEQTLAYGVHGPRELVVLVRHSEERP; translated from the coding sequence ATGAGCGCCCGCGAGAATATTCTCAAGCGCCTGCGCGAACGCGCCGACGGCCCGTTGACGGCTCCCGAGAGCGACTTCGCCGTGGTGACCGGGCGTGGCTGGAGCCAGGAGGAGCGGTTGGCCCGCTTCGAGCGGCTGATCACTTCGGTGCATGGCGAGGTGATCCATACCGCCCGCGACGCATGGACCTCGGCGCTGGCCGAGTTGCTCGAGGCCAAGGGCATCCAGCGCCTGGCGCTCGGTCGTAAGCATCCCGTGGCTGCCGAGGCACGTATGGCCTTGGCCGAGCGTGACGTTTCCCTGCTCGACGCCGATCGCGATGTCGAAGTCTGGCAGCGCGAGCAATTTCAGGAGACGGATGCCGGGCTGACCTCCACCCGCGGCGCCATTGCCGAGACCGGCAGCCTGTGGCTGTGGCCGACCCCCGACGAACCGCGCCTGCTGAGCCTTGTGCCGCCGATTCATATCGCCGTGCTGGATGTCGATACCATTGAGGACACCTTCTTCGACGTGATCGAAGCTCACGCCTGGGCTGGCGGCATGCCCACCAATGCCCTGCTGATCTCGGGGCCGAGCAAGACCGCCGACATCGAGCAGACCCTGGCCTACGGTGTGCA